A genome region from Thermococcus onnurineus NA1 includes the following:
- a CDS encoding translin family protein produces MGLKEIIDRIREVLDEKDSLREDALRITREIVRLSGDTIKALHRGDAKTAEERLNMAREKVNYLREKLKDHPDLYFTGYVQSAHQEFVEATLFYSYITGKDFPSPEELAVPHADYALGIGDFIGELRRHFLLLLLDGNIEDAEKVYRFMEETYEELMTLEYPKGLVNVRQKQDQARHILERTLEDLTRAKLNRNLEEKLGKVLND; encoded by the coding sequence ATGGGACTGAAGGAGATTATTGACAGGATTAGAGAAGTTCTTGACGAGAAGGACTCGCTTCGGGAGGATGCCCTAAGGATAACAAGAGAAATCGTCCGCTTGAGCGGAGACACAATAAAAGCCCTTCACAGGGGAGATGCTAAGACTGCTGAGGAAAGGCTTAACATGGCGCGCGAAAAGGTTAATTATCTGAGGGAGAAGTTGAAAGACCATCCCGACCTATACTTTACGGGCTATGTTCAGAGCGCCCATCAGGAGTTCGTGGAGGCAACTCTGTTCTACAGCTACATAACCGGAAAAGACTTTCCCTCTCCGGAGGAGCTTGCTGTACCTCACGCTGATTACGCGCTTGGCATAGGCGACTTCATAGGCGAGTTGAGGAGACACTTTCTGCTTCTGCTCCTCGACGGAAATATTGAAGATGCCGAGAAAGTTTATCGCTTCATGGAAGAAACTTACGAGGAGCTCATGACGCTCGAGTATCCAAAAGGCCTGGTGAATGTGAGGCAGAAGCAGGATCAGGCGCGACATATACTCGAAAGAACCCTCGAGGACCTGACGAGGGCGAAGCTCAACAGGAACCTTGAGGAGAAGCTCGGAAAGGTGTTAAATGATTAA
- a CDS encoding RAD55 family ATPase, translating into MKHMQVVTSGLDYIDRAIGGGIIRDSSLLVIYDSFSLGWKLPFEIMKRHISRGVLGILINYNLPLPRLMLRAKSVGLDIEKEGERGNIAIIDVFGSRYDFHHPEDYVYRIENFNPETYIPKLEQIYRTIFKKTDKTDVVGFIFSLDGMAFEIGEERSIKLLKHLLSSRIINGRHLFSMYLLGEDRVSKGFLSWSIEFNDYVLEFSSEKGDHGISEQMYVIKSPLVKFEPMAYRYDTKHQNIMPLTSPKD; encoded by the coding sequence GTGAAACACATGCAGGTGGTAACGTCTGGTCTGGACTACATCGACCGCGCCATTGGTGGTGGCATAATAAGGGACTCAAGTCTGTTGGTGATTTATGACTCATTCTCACTGGGCTGGAAGCTACCGTTTGAAATCATGAAGCGCCATATCTCCAGAGGGGTGCTGGGCATTCTCATAAACTACAACCTTCCGCTCCCAAGGTTAATGTTGAGGGCTAAATCTGTGGGCCTTGACATTGAGAAGGAAGGAGAAAGGGGTAACATTGCGATCATCGATGTTTTCGGGTCTAGGTACGATTTTCACCATCCGGAAGACTACGTCTATAGGATAGAAAACTTCAATCCAGAAACATACATTCCAAAACTTGAGCAGATATACAGGACTATCTTCAAAAAGACCGATAAAACGGACGTGGTTGGCTTCATTTTTTCATTGGATGGAATGGCCTTCGAAATTGGGGAGGAACGCAGCATAAAGCTCCTTAAGCACCTCTTATCCAGCCGCATTATAAACGGACGGCACCTGTTTTCGATGTACCTTCTGGGGGAGGACAGGGTATCCAAGGGTTTCCTCTCGTGGAGCATTGAGTTTAACGATTACGTACTCGAATTTTCAAGTGAAAAGGGTGATCATGGGATTTCTGAGCAGATGTACGTTATTAAATCGCCGTTGGTTAAATTCGAGCCCATGGCATATCGCTACGACACCAAACACCAGAACATAATGCCCCTCACTTCTCCAAAAGACTGA
- a CDS encoding metallophosphoesterase, protein MRLLAVTDIHGNSKMSKKLAETLQNEDFDALLIAGDLTHFTGAETAEKVLEPLMNLGKPIIAVHGNCDGRDVPELLEELGISAHNKRVELDEIGIVGIGGSNITPFNTVWELSEEEIRGILKQNYHDGDVVLSHAPPYNTIVDRVHSGLHVGSRALREFIKEKQPPLVVCGHIHEGRGIDRIGETHIVNPGPLFRGYYAVIDFKPEKEVKIELRKL, encoded by the coding sequence ATGAGGCTTCTCGCTGTAACGGACATACATGGAAACAGTAAGATGTCAAAAAAACTCGCTGAAACGCTGCAAAATGAGGACTTCGATGCTCTTCTCATAGCTGGGGACCTCACACACTTCACTGGCGCTGAGACTGCTGAGAAGGTACTTGAACCCCTCATGAACCTTGGAAAACCGATAATAGCCGTCCACGGCAACTGCGATGGAAGGGATGTTCCAGAGCTTCTGGAGGAACTCGGAATCTCCGCTCACAATAAGCGGGTCGAACTTGATGAGATTGGTATTGTTGGAATAGGCGGCTCGAACATAACGCCATTTAACACTGTCTGGGAGCTTAGCGAGGAAGAGATTAGAGGAATTCTCAAGCAAAACTACCACGATGGAGACGTAGTCCTTTCTCATGCGCCCCCTTACAATACCATTGTGGACAGAGTTCATTCTGGTCTTCACGTAGGCAGCAGAGCCCTCCGTGAATTCATCAAAGAGAAGCAACCCCCACTTGTGGTCTGCGGCCACATCCACGAGGGCAGGGGGATAGACAGGATTGGAGAAACCCACATCGTGAACCCTGGACCACTCTTCAGGGGTTACTATGCGGTTATAGACTTCAAGCCAGAAAAGGAAGTAAAGATAGAGTTAAGAAAGCTCTAA
- a CDS encoding DUF120 domain-containing protein, with the protein MKRLKLLILLAKKGAIGEKVKITLRELANELGVSPQSVLRLLDEMEEEGLISKDVKGRKTYVEISQGGLAFLENLCDAISEVLYNGIIIGEVISGIGEGAYYVRQYSHLIREYLGFDPYPGTLNVRVLFPRTVFDALCGVRPVVLPGFAKDGRTFGDVKAYRVRIGDVEGAIVIPSRTVHPPRIAEIIAPVCLREELSLEDGSRITIRVVK; encoded by the coding sequence ATGAAGAGGCTCAAACTGCTCATCCTGCTAGCAAAGAAAGGAGCGATAGGAGAAAAGGTCAAAATAACTCTAAGAGAGCTTGCAAACGAGCTTGGTGTATCACCCCAGTCGGTTCTAAGATTGCTCGATGAAATGGAGGAGGAAGGACTCATATCGAAAGACGTTAAGGGAAGAAAGACATACGTGGAAATAAGCCAGGGGGGATTAGCTTTCCTTGAGAATCTTTGCGACGCCATCTCAGAGGTTCTCTACAACGGGATAATTATCGGAGAGGTCATATCGGGAATCGGTGAGGGAGCCTATTACGTCAGACAGTACTCCCACCTGATAAGGGAGTACCTCGGCTTTGACCCTTACCCTGGAACGCTGAACGTCAGGGTCCTGTTCCCGAGAACTGTCTTTGATGCACTCTGCGGGGTTAGACCGGTCGTGCTTCCGGGCTTCGCTAAAGATGGGAGGACTTTTGGCGATGTCAAGGCATATCGCGTCAGAATCGGCGACGTGGAGGGTGCCATAGTGATACCCTCGAGAACTGTTCATCCACCGAGAATAGCCGAGATAATCGCCCCGGTATGCCTCAGGGAGGAGCTCAGCCTTGAAGATGGCTCTAGAATAACCATAAGGGTCGTGAAATGA
- a CDS encoding DHH family phosphoesterase, with product MRVLIFGGGAIGRSIAESLKGEFEIIIIEKDELRAKALEESGFQVIQGDFSYTATLLKAGIEKAEMVIITTMNVDTIKKTVYVIRTNNKEVPIITILPDEVSLEELVSQINEEFEAEIKVDYAISPRSALKDAMVRTVEMLGEKKNANLLVKKLKELKSRGDSLLIVIHDNPDPDAIASATALSVIAQTLGFKTQIVYGGEITHHENRAFVNLLGIDLRKISRGSYELKRYPFIALIDCQPNGNLTILDQGDYEKIKILIDHHQILQHLKELLPEDAFLDIRPEVHSSSAILAEYLRMLNISVNPVLGTALFYGIYIDTKKFSKLSHVDLKAIEFLAGKVDYELLDKIEHPDISTETAEILAKAIMNRRIYKNVVISNVGFITNRDAIAESADFLLRLEGITTVLVFGIVDDRIEISARTRDVRVNIGAVLREAFGDIGSGGGHAQSGGARIPLGIFKLAKDKSSLLRLAEEAITEKFLEALKVKEA from the coding sequence ATGCGGGTGCTGATATTCGGAGGTGGCGCAATCGGCCGCTCGATAGCCGAGTCCCTCAAGGGAGAGTTTGAAATCATAATAATTGAGAAGGACGAACTCCGTGCTAAGGCCCTAGAAGAGAGCGGTTTTCAGGTGATTCAGGGAGATTTCTCATATACGGCCACGCTTCTTAAAGCGGGAATCGAGAAGGCTGAGATGGTTATAATCACAACCATGAACGTGGATACAATCAAGAAGACCGTCTATGTTATCAGAACCAACAACAAAGAAGTTCCAATCATTACCATTCTCCCCGATGAGGTGAGCCTCGAAGAGCTTGTCTCCCAGATAAACGAAGAGTTTGAGGCCGAGATCAAGGTGGACTACGCTATCTCTCCGAGAAGTGCCCTCAAGGATGCCATGGTGAGAACCGTCGAGATGCTCGGAGAGAAGAAGAACGCCAATTTACTCGTTAAGAAGCTCAAGGAACTTAAGAGCAGGGGGGACTCTCTCCTTATCGTCATACACGACAATCCTGATCCCGATGCCATAGCCAGCGCGACCGCTTTGAGCGTCATAGCCCAGACCCTCGGATTCAAGACCCAGATAGTCTATGGTGGCGAGATAACTCACCATGAAAACAGGGCTTTCGTCAACCTCCTCGGGATAGATCTGAGAAAGATATCCCGCGGCTCCTACGAGCTGAAGCGCTATCCCTTCATAGCCCTCATTGACTGCCAGCCCAACGGAAACCTGACGATACTCGACCAAGGCGACTACGAAAAAATAAAGATTCTCATTGACCACCACCAGATACTCCAGCACCTCAAGGAGCTTCTTCCGGAGGATGCGTTCCTCGACATAAGGCCAGAGGTCCATTCGTCCTCCGCTATACTCGCGGAGTACCTTAGAATGCTCAACATTTCGGTCAACCCCGTCCTTGGGACTGCACTCTTCTATGGCATTTACATCGACACCAAGAAGTTCTCGAAGCTCAGCCACGTCGATTTGAAGGCCATCGAGTTCTTGGCTGGAAAGGTGGACTATGAACTCCTCGATAAGATAGAGCACCCAGATATAAGCACAGAGACAGCCGAGATACTCGCTAAGGCCATAATGAACAGGCGCATCTACAAGAACGTGGTCATTTCGAACGTCGGATTCATCACCAACCGCGACGCCATAGCGGAATCGGCGGACTTCCTCCTGAGGCTCGAGGGAATAACCACGGTCCTCGTCTTCGGCATCGTTGACGACAGGATAGAGATTTCAGCCAGAACGCGCGACGTTAGGGTGAACATAGGTGCGGTTCTCAGAGAGGCTTTCGGAGACATAGGAAGTGGCGGCGGTCATGCTCAGTCAGGCGGTGCCAGAATTCCGCTAGGAATCTTCAAGCTAGCCAAGGACAAGAGCTCCCTCCTGAGGCTGGCGGAAGAGGCAATAACAGAAAAGTTCCTAGAGGCGCTAAAAGTTAAAGAGGCTTAG
- a CDS encoding pyridoxal phosphate-dependent aminotransferase, giving the protein MALSDRLELVNPSEIRKLFDLAQGVEGLISLGIGEPDFDTPEHIKEYAKEALDKGMTHYSPNAGIMMLREAVAWKLKEQNGIEVDPKSQVMITVGANQAFVMGLAAFLKDREEVLIPSPMFVSYAPAVILAGGKPVEVPTYEENEFRLSVDDLKKHVSEKTRALIINSPNNPTGAVLTKKDVEEIADFAVEHDLIIFSDEVYEHFVYDGVKNYSIAALDGMFERTITINGFSKTFAMTGWRLGFVAAPEWIIEKMTRFQMYNATCPVTFAQYAAAKALKDERSWKAVEEMKKEYERRRNLVWKRLNEMGLPTVKPKGAFYIFPRIRDTGLTSREFSEMMLLEAKVAIVPGSAFGEAGEGYIRISYATAYEQLEEAMDRMEKVLREKKLV; this is encoded by the coding sequence ATGGCGCTGAGCGACAGGTTAGAACTCGTTAACCCTTCTGAGATCAGAAAGCTTTTTGACCTAGCTCAGGGCGTTGAGGGTCTCATCTCACTTGGAATCGGAGAGCCGGACTTCGATACTCCAGAGCATATAAAAGAGTATGCCAAAGAGGCTCTCGACAAAGGAATGACGCATTATAGCCCCAACGCTGGAATCATGATGCTCCGTGAGGCCGTTGCGTGGAAGCTGAAGGAACAGAACGGCATTGAAGTTGACCCAAAGAGCCAGGTAATGATAACCGTCGGAGCCAATCAGGCGTTCGTCATGGGGCTCGCGGCGTTTCTCAAGGATAGAGAGGAGGTCTTAATTCCAAGCCCAATGTTTGTGAGTTATGCCCCCGCAGTAATCCTCGCGGGAGGGAAGCCTGTCGAAGTTCCAACATATGAAGAAAACGAGTTCCGTCTGAGTGTTGACGACCTGAAGAAGCACGTATCTGAGAAGACGCGTGCGCTCATCATAAACAGCCCAAACAACCCCACTGGAGCGGTTCTCACCAAGAAGGACGTGGAGGAAATCGCTGACTTCGCGGTGGAGCACGACCTTATCATCTTCAGCGACGAGGTTTACGAGCACTTCGTTTATGATGGTGTCAAAAACTACAGCATAGCGGCTCTCGACGGCATGTTCGAGAGAACAATAACGATAAACGGCTTCTCCAAGACCTTTGCCATGACAGGCTGGCGTCTTGGCTTCGTGGCCGCACCGGAGTGGATAATTGAAAAGATGACCCGCTTCCAGATGTACAACGCCACCTGCCCAGTGACCTTCGCCCAGTACGCCGCTGCAAAGGCTTTGAAAGACGAGAGGAGTTGGAAAGCCGTTGAGGAGATGAAAAAGGAGTACGAGAGGAGAAGAAACCTCGTCTGGAAGCGTCTCAACGAGATGGGCCTGCCGACGGTCAAACCGAAAGGAGCATTCTACATATTCCCGCGCATAAGGGACACCGGACTCACGAGCAGGGAGTTCAGCGAGATGATGCTCCTCGAGGCCAAAGTCGCCATTGTTCCTGGAAGTGCCTTTGGAGAGGCTGGCGAGGGCTACATAAGGATAAGCTACGCGACTGCATACGAACAGCTTGAGGAAGCTATGGATAGGATGGAGAAGGTTTTGAGGGAGAAGAAGCTCGTTTAG
- a CDS encoding endonuclease V, translating to MELGKKLKKIEETQRKLALRVVESPLEIEKVQTVAAVDVSYRENTARAAFLLCSFPDCEVLKTKVVETEVSFPYVPTFFFLRETRPILLVLRGEDFDLLLIDGHGKAHPRGYGLASHVGLLIGRPTIGVAKKFLRGAPERSFVRVGKAYVSVGYLIDLDSAARIVETLLERDYPKPLRLADRLSKRGSL from the coding sequence ATGGAATTGGGGAAAAAGCTCAAAAAAATTGAAGAAACCCAGCGAAAGCTTGCCCTGAGAGTGGTGGAGAGCCCGCTCGAGATCGAAAAAGTGCAAACTGTCGCGGCTGTGGACGTTTCATACAGAGAAAACACAGCCAGAGCTGCCTTTCTCCTCTGCTCCTTCCCAGACTGCGAGGTTCTAAAGACAAAGGTCGTGGAAACTGAGGTAAGCTTTCCCTACGTACCCACCTTCTTTTTCCTGCGAGAGACGAGGCCAATTCTGCTGGTTCTCCGTGGTGAGGATTTTGACCTCCTTCTTATTGATGGTCACGGAAAGGCCCATCCACGGGGCTACGGACTGGCTTCCCACGTCGGCTTGCTAATCGGAAGACCAACCATAGGAGTTGCCAAGAAGTTCCTCCGCGGTGCTCCTGAGAGGTCCTTCGTGAGGGTGGGAAAAGCTTATGTAAGCGTCGGATATTTAATCGATTTAGACTCTGCGGCCAGAATAGTTGAGACCCTGCTGGAGCGAGACTATCCAAAACCACTGAGGCTCGCAGACAGACTGTCAAAGAGGGGAAGCTTATGA
- a CDS encoding helix-turn-helix transcriptional regulator produces the protein MNPENVLKMIVTSNVRHKVLLSLSEGPKILGEIHSQVGSTKSTISHVLSDLMEEMLIIQDPETKQYRLTNIGHLVSLQVKNIWGALESIRRFEEFWLSHDLSGIPEELLLRIGDLRDSELHTTTPEYLKLPHEIYMELIRTSKWIKGVSPILFADYPEEFLELVFGKEVDIEIITTRTVYEKLVELSSPEAVEKVKNLPNVRLYVIEENPKVAFTVTNNFLSLGLFLPNGTYDMMNDLVSTSERAKKWGIELFEYYKKKAERVI, from the coding sequence ATGAATCCTGAAAACGTGCTTAAAATGATTGTAACATCAAACGTGCGCCACAAAGTGTTGCTCTCCCTTTCGGAGGGACCAAAAATACTGGGTGAGATACATTCTCAGGTCGGTTCGACCAAATCGACCATCTCCCACGTCCTCAGTGACCTGATGGAGGAGATGCTGATAATCCAGGATCCGGAAACCAAACAATACCGACTCACCAACATAGGTCATTTGGTTTCTCTCCAAGTTAAGAACATCTGGGGGGCGCTAGAGAGCATAAGACGGTTCGAGGAATTCTGGCTCTCCCATGACCTGAGCGGCATTCCCGAAGAGCTTTTACTGAGAATAGGAGACTTGAGGGATTCTGAGCTCCACACGACAACGCCCGAATACCTGAAGCTACCACATGAGATATACATGGAGTTAATAAGGACGTCCAAATGGATAAAGGGGGTGTCCCCTATACTGTTTGCGGATTATCCAGAGGAATTTTTGGAGCTGGTTTTCGGAAAAGAGGTCGATATTGAGATTATAACGACCAGAACGGTGTACGAGAAGCTGGTTGAACTTTCATCCCCAGAGGCGGTTGAGAAAGTCAAGAACCTGCCGAACGTCAGGCTGTACGTCATCGAGGAGAATCCAAAGGTCGCGTTTACCGTAACGAACAACTTTCTGTCCCTTGGCCTGTTCCTCCCCAATGGTACATACGACATGATGAACGACCTAGTTAGCACCAGTGAACGGGCCAAAAAATGGGGAATAGAGCTCTTCGAGTATTACAAGAAAAAGGCTGAGAGAGTTATATAA
- a CDS encoding PRC-barrel domain-containing protein, protein MVMRLSRLYGKQIYNTKGYYVGYVDEILIDIDRGRGKVLALGLPGEKVGVPYDRVTAIGDIILVKAKEE, encoded by the coding sequence ATGGTGATGCGTCTCTCGAGACTTTACGGAAAGCAGATCTACAACACCAAAGGCTATTACGTCGGCTACGTTGACGAGATACTCATAGATATAGACAGAGGACGCGGAAAGGTTCTCGCGCTTGGACTGCCGGGAGAAAAGGTCGGTGTTCCCTACGACAGAGTCACTGCAATAGGCGACATAATACTTGTAAAGGCAAAAGAAGAGTGA
- a CDS encoding adenylate kinase family protein, translated as MIISVSGTPGAGKTTVSKLLSERLGYEYVSVKELALSRGIGERVSDEIEIDVDELARVVREEFSGRNVVLDGHLSHFVPADVVIILRAHPRLIAERLKARGYSKKKLAENVEAELVDVILVEALEENERVLEVDTTGKSPEEVVEEILTLLKSGTKKRVGIVDWSEEYDKVVQYLMLGDD; from the coding sequence ATGATAATCTCAGTAAGTGGCACTCCCGGCGCAGGTAAAACTACGGTCTCAAAGCTCCTGAGCGAGAGGCTGGGTTACGAATACGTGAGCGTGAAGGAGCTGGCCCTCTCGAGAGGGATAGGTGAGAGGGTTAGTGACGAGATTGAGATAGACGTTGATGAGCTTGCTCGGGTTGTGCGCGAGGAGTTCTCGGGTAGGAACGTTGTTTTGGATGGCCATCTCAGCCATTTTGTGCCCGCAGACGTTGTTATCATCCTGAGGGCCCATCCCAGACTCATCGCCGAAAGGCTCAAAGCTCGAGGGTACTCCAAAAAGAAGCTGGCCGAGAATGTCGAGGCTGAGCTGGTTGATGTAATCCTTGTGGAGGCCCTCGAAGAGAACGAAAGGGTTCTTGAGGTGGATACAACAGGTAAATCCCCCGAAGAGGTAGTAGAGGAGATCCTAACACTTCTCAAAAGCGGAACGAAGAAACGTGTTGGAATCGTGGACTGGAGTGAGGAATACGACAAGGTGGTTCAGTACCTGATGCTGGGGGATGATTAA
- a CDS encoding methionine adenosyltransferase, which translates to MPENVRNIVVEELVRTPVEMQKVELVERKGIGHPDSIADGIAEAVSRALSREYIKRYGIILHHNTDQVEVVGGKAYPRFGGGEVIKPIYILLSGRAVEIVDREMFPVHEVAIKAAREYLKNAVRHLDLDHHVIIDSRIGQGSVDLVGVFNKAKENPIPLANDTSFGVGYAPLSETERIVLETEKLLNSEEFKKEWPAVGEDIKVMGLRKGDEIDITIAAAIVDSEVQNLDDYFAVKEAIYEAAKDVAEAHTERKVNIYVNTADDPEKGIYYITVTGTSAEAGDDGSVGRGNRVNGLITPNRHMSMEAAAGKNPVSHVGKIYNLLSMLIANDIAEQVEGVEEVYVRILSQIGKPIDQPLVASVQVIPKKGYSIDTIQKPAYEIANAWLDDITKIQKMILEDKLNVF; encoded by the coding sequence ATGCCTGAGAATGTTAGGAACATAGTTGTTGAGGAGCTCGTTAGAACACCGGTTGAGATGCAGAAGGTCGAGCTTGTCGAGAGAAAGGGTATAGGCCACCCGGATAGCATAGCCGATGGCATAGCCGAGGCCGTCAGCAGAGCTCTAAGCAGGGAGTACATAAAGCGCTATGGCATCATCCTCCACCACAACACAGACCAGGTCGAGGTCGTCGGAGGTAAGGCCTACCCGCGCTTCGGTGGCGGTGAGGTCATCAAGCCAATTTACATTCTCCTCTCCGGTAGGGCTGTCGAGATAGTTGATAGGGAGATGTTTCCTGTCCACGAGGTTGCCATAAAGGCTGCTAGGGAGTACCTGAAGAATGCCGTCAGGCACCTTGATCTCGACCACCACGTCATCATTGACTCCCGCATTGGTCAGGGAAGCGTTGACCTCGTTGGAGTCTTCAATAAGGCCAAGGAGAATCCAATTCCACTTGCCAACGACACCTCCTTTGGTGTTGGCTACGCCCCGCTCAGCGAGACCGAGAGGATAGTCCTTGAGACTGAGAAGCTTCTCAACAGCGAGGAGTTTAAGAAGGAGTGGCCGGCCGTCGGCGAGGACATCAAGGTTATGGGCCTCAGGAAGGGCGACGAGATAGACATCACCATCGCCGCTGCCATAGTCGACAGCGAAGTCCAGAATCTGGACGACTACTTTGCCGTCAAGGAAGCAATCTACGAAGCCGCCAAGGACGTTGCTGAGGCCCACACTGAGAGGAAGGTCAACATCTACGTCAACACCGCTGACGACCCGGAGAAGGGAATCTACTACATCACCGTCACAGGAACCTCAGCCGAGGCCGGTGACGACGGAAGCGTTGGAAGGGGCAACCGCGTAAACGGTCTCATCACTCCGAACAGACACATGAGCATGGAGGCTGCCGCTGGAAAGAACCCTGTCAGCCACGTCGGAAAGATATACAACCTCCTCTCAATGCTCATCGCTAACGACATTGCCGAGCAGGTCGAGGGAGTTGAAGAGGTCTACGTCAGGATACTCAGCCAGATAGGCAAGCCCATCGACCAGCCGCTTGTCGCCAGCGTTCAGGTCATACCAAAGAAGGGGTACTCCATTGATACCATCCAGAAGCCGGCCTACGAGATAGCTAACGCCTGGCTTGATGACATAACCAAGATACAGAAGATGATCCTCGAGGACAAGCTTAACGTCTTCTGA
- a CDS encoding M48 family metalloprotease, with translation MEALMWFGVLIVMGLVTVLLVALGYLLGEWIGLIVALIFSILLNFVVYWYSDRIVLKWYRVRVVTSEDYPRLYEMLSRLSAKAGIPTPKLALSPVGTPNAFSTGRSSKHSIIVLTYGLLRILDPEEIEGVMAHEVAHIKHRDTLVQTVASVIAGSILGVAYLIGGIPRFFSDGKVEDSQNGLLLGLLAPFAAGILWLGLARSREYLADESAARISGKPLALASALLKIDKAISFRPMKGGNLATAPIFIVNPFRGSLAKLVSTHPPTEKRIERLMKLAEQMDTYT, from the coding sequence ATGGAGGCCCTTATGTGGTTTGGGGTCCTAATAGTTATGGGTCTCGTTACCGTTCTCTTGGTGGCATTGGGTTATCTTCTGGGTGAGTGGATTGGTCTCATTGTTGCACTGATTTTCTCCATTCTTCTGAACTTCGTGGTATACTGGTACAGCGATAGAATCGTACTGAAGTGGTATCGGGTCAGAGTCGTTACTAGCGAAGATTACCCAAGGCTCTATGAGATGCTGAGCAGACTCTCGGCCAAAGCTGGGATTCCGACACCTAAATTGGCACTCTCACCTGTAGGGACACCCAACGCATTTTCTACGGGCAGGAGTTCCAAACACAGCATTATCGTACTGACTTATGGGCTTTTAAGGATACTTGACCCAGAGGAGATAGAGGGTGTCATGGCCCACGAAGTTGCCCACATTAAACACCGTGATACTCTCGTGCAGACGGTGGCCTCTGTGATAGCAGGTTCAATCCTGGGAGTTGCTTATTTGATTGGGGGCATTCCAAGGTTTTTCTCCGATGGAAAAGTGGAAGACTCTCAGAACGGTCTGCTCTTAGGGCTCTTGGCACCATTCGCCGCTGGAATCCTTTGGCTTGGTCTGGCCAGATCAAGGGAGTACTTGGCTGATGAGAGCGCCGCCAGGATAAGCGGCAAACCCCTGGCACTTGCGAGTGCACTGCTTAAAATAGATAAAGCTATCTCCTTCAGGCCCATGAAGGGGGGAAACCTTGCAACGGCGCCGATCTTTATTGTGAACCCATTCAGAGGAAGTCTAGCCAAGCTGGTATCGACCCATCCTCCAACCGAGAAGAGAATTGAACGGCTTATGAAGCTCGCGGAGCAGATGGATACATACACATAA